The window TTCTTTATAAAAACCCTTCTTTTCTTCAAGGTAATCGGTGATCTGTTTTAAATCATAATAATCGATCTTTCTTGGTTTACCCGTCCAATGGAGAGAGCCCATTTCTCCCCCGATCAAAATACCCAAGCAAAGCTCTTCCTTGACCATCCCCTGCGCATTGAAAAAAAGGGCCCCGACTTCAAAAATCTTGATCTCCTTGTTGCCCCGCCTCCAATTCGTACTGGCTACGCCCAGCAAAGAGTCCAGGAAGGAACTCCTCAGCTTGGCATAATGGACCGAAGAAGGATTGGACAAGGAAAGTTTATCGGGCTGTTGATCATCCTTTAGCAGGGGAATGGTAATACATTCATGATAACCTTTCGAAGCCAGGGCTTGCTTGAGGCTCAAGATCTTATCCCATTGTTTTTCTGACTGGGAAGGCAAAGCAAAACCAGGAGGTACCCTGGAAGGAAAACCGTCAAGACCTTTGAGCCTGACCAGTTCTTCTATGAGGTCTTCTTCAATTTGAAGATCAGGCCTAAAAGAAGGAATCTCCCAGCGGTATCCTTCTTGGGTTTCCTCTTTTAAAGAGAGCCCCAGGGAAAGCAACTTCTTCTTGATTTCTTCCTCGGGCCAAGAAAAAGCACTGAACTTTTCTAGCTTTTGGGCTCTAAGCGTTATGCTGTGCTTTGTTTCGGGCAGGGACCCGGATTCAGTTTTGCCCACAAGCCTTGCCCCGGTCATTTTTTGCAACAGCTCGACAGCCCTCTTTCTTGCCGGTAAAACGACCTGGGGGTCAACTCTCCTGGCAAACCGGTATGAAGATTCGGTCGCAACGGCCAGCCTGTTTGAACTCTGTTGGATCGTGCCCGGGTCAAACCAAGCGGATTCAAGCAAAAGAGAGGTTGTCGATTCCCCGATAGCCGAGTGGATTCCACCCAAGATCCCCGCTAGGGCTTCCGCCCGGGTGGAACTGGCGATCACCAGGTCGGATTCGATCAGCTCGTACTCCTTTCCATCCAACCCGGCAAACAGTTCTCCCCTCCGGGCATCCCTCACATGGATCTCGGGAGCACCCAACCGGTCGGCATCAAAAGCATGGAGGGGTTCACCCGTTTCAAGCAGGACATAATTGGTAATGTCGACGACGTTATTGATCGGTCTAAAACCGCTGGCTTTCAGGCGGGAGGCAAGCCAAAGGGGAGAAGGGCCAACATGAACATTCTCAAGCAGGCAACCGGAATAAAAAGGACACTTTTTTATGTTTTCTATGACTACCCGGAGGGTGTCTTGTCCCAGCGGCTCAAGACAGGGATGGACAAGAAATCCAGGCAATTTAAGCTTGCCCAATCCCAGGGCCGCCATCTCCCTGGCCATTCCTATGTAACTGAGGAGGTCGGGGCGATTGGGAGTGATTTCAAGATCAAGTAGGGCATCCCGAGGGAAAAGGGAAGGGAGCGGAGAGCCTACAACCGCTTCCCGCGGTAAAATCATTATCCCTTCTGCACTGTCCGAAAGGCCGAGTTCCTTTTCCGAACAGAGCATTCCATAAGAATGCTCTCCACGAATTTTCCTTTCCGCGATCTGGACGCCCCCGGGAAGCACGGCCCCGGGCAAAGCAAGAGCCACCTTGTCCCCGGTATCGAAGTTCTTGGCCCCGCAAACCACGTTTAATTTTTCCGTTCCCGTGAAAACTTCGCACAACCTCAGCCTGTCCGCGTTGGGATGGTTCCTCCAGGAAAGGATTTCCCCGACGACGATCTTCTGTTCGTCGATCCCTACCTCCTTGACTTCTTCCACTTCTACCCCACCCAAGGTCAGCTTTTCAACGATCGCAGAAAGAGGCTGTTCCAACTCGATGTAATCTTTAAGCCAGTTAAGGGATATTTTCATCGCTGTGTATTTTCTTATAAAACAACAAAGAGCCTATTTATTTCTCTACTCCATTCCCCTCGGTGCGCCTTATACCCCCCCGCTACCTGTCCCCCAGCGAACATGAGCTTTTTCTACCCCCAGGCCCGATTCCCGATGCCTAGAGCCAGCGATTCCAACGTGTAGCCGAAGGGAATACCCACCGTTGCCAGTCCCAAGCTCGGTCATTTCATCCATGCATCCATAAAAGGCTTAAACTTATTCTTCAATCCCTCAACTCTTTTTTTTCTTCACTCAAAAAAAAAGTTCTTTATCCAAAAAATCCAAGAAAAGCTTTATATCCATCCCCTTTGAATCCACCTTCTTCCTTAAGCCTTACACCAGATAGAAATTACTCATAATGCCTAAAAGAAAATTATAATATTTTTTTTTTGATTTTTTTTTTAATTTAAGCTAAATCCAAAAATCGAGTTAGAGAATCTTTCAGATTATTAAAATAATTAATAATATAAAGATAAAGAGGAGGATAAAACAGGTGAACAAGATCAAGAAATCGATTTGGAAAGCGATTGGCTGTGGCTTTCTTTGCGTGGGCCTTGGATTGGGTTTCTCATCACTGAAAGCCCAGGAGGTGGGTTCGTCTTCTCTCTCCGAGGGGGATGAAATAGCCGTGGGGAAGGACAGCGACGCGAAATACCAGGAAAGTAAAAAGGCGATGGAAAAAGCGGGAGGCGAGGCCAAGCGTATTGTGGGAGCGTGGTACATCGCGGGTGGAGCAGGAACGGCCTTTGTCGGGGCAAACGATGGTTTTGTTAACCCGGGTGGGCCGATCACGGTCAACACCAATTTCAGCACCGTCCTAGGGGTCCTGGGAGGCTACCATTGGCTGGATACCGAAACCCATCTTGCCTGGACGGTGGAAGCCGAAGGAGCCTACATCGGCACAGGCCATTACTTGAGCCTTCCCAACATGAACACGGCCCTTAACATCGGGGCCCTCATGGTCAACGGCACGGTCGGCTACCACATCGGCAATTTTGAACCCTATGTCGGTTTTGGGGTGGGTGCGGTCGTCGTCAACGCCGAGGTGGCGAGCGCCAACATAGGGACCAATTGGGCCTTTGCCTTTCAGCCGATAGCGGGTGTTCGTTATTTCATCACCGCCCATTGGCTTGCGGCTGCACAGTTTGAATGGATCTGGACGGATACCCTTTCCGGCTACAACATAGGCGCTACCCAGGTTACCATCGGCCATGCGATGATTCCTCTCGGGTTATTGGCCATAGGTTATGCTTTCTAGTCCAATCCCACTTTAGCCGACTTGAAAGGTATAATAAAGGGCATCCCTTAGGGGTTTTTCTTTTCCCATATAGACTGGTAACAAGGGATGCCCATCTTCTTAAATCTCTTTTCAAACAAGCTTTCGGGATAAGACCGGCTGGGAGCCTTGAGTTCAAAATGGGCGGACAAACTGAACAGTTTTTCCGCCCACAAGAAGTAATCCCGGCTGTCGGTAAGAAACCTGCACGTTCCCCCGGGCTTGAGGACCCGGGCCATGGATTGGATACTCTCCATGTTCAACGTCCTTCTTCTATGATGCCTCCTTTTCGGCCAAGGATCGGGAAAAAGAACGTGGATTTCCTCCACGGCGGAGTCCTTGCAATAATCCTTTAAAAATTCATCCCAAGAAAAATGAAGCACCTTGAGATTTTTCAGATCGAACTGCTGCGCCTTCCTGGCTATTTTCCGTACCCGGCTTATCTTTTTTTCCACCGCCAGAACACAGCTCCAGGGATTTTCCAGGGCATAGGCGAGGGCAAACGAACCTTCTCCCGCTCCCAAGTCAAGAACGAAAGGCCCCTCCCTGCCGAATAGAACCCTTGAATCTACCGGGCCTCCCTCCAGGCAGGAATTGACCAACCCCTCCTCGGGGACCCGGGGAAGGACGGCCGCTTTTGGTTGAGAGACTCTCAGCTTATCTTCCATGGTTTTTCAGCCCCTTGGCCTGAATCGATCCAAGCCCAATAGAACGGTGCGGTTTACACAGCCGGCTCCCTCGGCCATAGCTTATAATGGAAGGAGAAAAAATCAGATGTGCCGGCAGTCTTCTTCGTCCTTGGAATGGTATCCCCCCTCGATTCTTTGGATGTTGACAAGGTGTTTTTTGCTGTAAGCCTCGAAAAGGTCCTCTGGAGTCATTCCCAATAATTGGGCGGTGGAAATGAGAAAGTGCAGCAGGTCGACCACTTCCACGCGGGCGTTCTGCAGGTCTAACTTCTGGTATTTCGCCCACCACTTCCAGGGGATACAATCCACCAGTTCCGCCAGTTCCTGGCTAATCGCCCGGGTGTAGTTCAAAAGCCACTGCATCTTGGATTGTTGATCCATGCTCTTGGGATCGACGCCGATCTTAAGATTTAATTTTTCCTGCAGTTCAAATATGCGGTCTAGTTTGTCAGGGGAAAGGCTCATGGACTTATTGTGACAAATAAAGAAGGCTCAAAAAAGAGAAAAAAATCAATCTAAAAAATAGGCTTTTTCTTCGGGACTGGGCAGCCGGCAACTTTCCCTTTTCCCGAACAGCCGGTACCGGTTGTTGGCTACCAACCTATACAGGCGGTCTAAAAACGGACGGGGGAAGACCGAAAGGAAAGCGGCGATCCAACGCAACCCGGGCAGCCCTTTCAAGATCTCGATCAGGGCCCGCGATTCGATAAAAAACTCCCACCTTCCCTTTTGATTGCGGCAAAGAACGATCGAATCGGCCCTTTTCTCCTCCTCGCCCATGTAAGCCTTGAGATCTTCAAAGAACTTGCCCTGCCTTGAAGCAAAGAAAAAATGGTGCTCCTTGTCTTTGCTGAATACAAAAGAAACAAAAGCATTGCACAAAGAACAGATTCCATCGAAAAAGATGATTTGTTTCTCTTTTAGGTCTGGAGTAGAAAAATAAGGATCCACGAATGAACAATAGCCTAGGAGAAAAAAAATAAAACCCCTTAGATTATGGAGCCGTTAAAAGAAAAAGACCGGAACAAATATTTTCTTTTTCTTTTTTGTTTTTTAAGTTTTATTCTACCTCTTTTTCTCCCATGACCTTATTCAGCGTTGTGCTCCCCGTTTACAATGAAGAGAAAGTCATCCGGGAAGTCAGCCTGTGCATCTGCCGGTTTGCCCAAGAACACCCCAAGTACGAGTTCGTGTTTGTCAACGACGGATCTACCGATAATACCGGGACTTTACTCAAAAGGGCCTTAAAGGAATTCGGGTCCAAGCAGGTCCAACTCGTCGATTATAAAACCAATAAAGGGAAAGGTTTTGCCATCCGGGAGGGGTTCAAGCACACAACGGGAGAGCACTTCGGTTTTCTTGACGGTGATCTGGCTTATCCGCTCGACTATTTACCCCTGTTCGAAGAAAAGCTCCAGAGTTGTGACATCGCCATAGGCAGTCGGATTGCCGAAAAGAAGGGCAAAAGCTGGGATAGAAGCTTCAGGAGGAAGTTTCTTGGATTCTGTTTCAACAAGCTCGTCGGCTCTATCCTTGGTCTTCCCTACTCGGACACGCAAGCCGGGCTCAAGGCTTTTCGAAGGGATGTCGCCGAAAGACTTTTCAAAATGCAAAAAATTGAAGGATTTTCTTTCGACGTGGAATTAATTTTTTTGGCCAGAAAGCTCGGTTACAAAATCGTAGAAATTCCCGTTAAAGTCTCTCCCACCCATTCCTATAAACACTCTAAAATCAAGCTTGTAGGAGATTCCTTGCGCATGTTCAAGGAGCTGCTCCAGATCAAGCATTTCGAAACCACGGGGGAATATGACCGGCAAAATCTACCTGAACTTTGACCTGGAAGAGTTCGATATTCCTTGCGAATACGGCCAACCTATCAAGGAAGAAGAACAAATCGAGGTCACCAGCGAGGGATTGAAACGGCTCCTGGAGCTATTGCAAAAGAAAGGTCTCAAAGCGACCTTTTTTACCACCGCCTCTTTTGCTTTAAATAAAACGGCCCTTGCAAAAAATCTCTTGGAGCTTGGCCATGAAATCGCTTCCCATGGCCTGGATCACAAGCCCAAGGCCAAGGAGGAAGATCTTTTCCTTTCCAAGAAGATTCTTGAAGAAATCTCCTCCGTCCCGGTCTTGGGATACCGCAGTCCAAGATTTAGACCCGTCGATCCCCAGGCCCTCCTGTCCCACGGATACGCTTATAATTCCTCTATAAATCCTACATGGCTGCCGGGAAGGTACAACTACCTGCACTACCCGAGAAAAATTTTTTCTCACCAGGGCCTTGTCCAAGTCCCGATCTCCACTACGCCCATCGTTCGGCTCCCCCTCTGCTGGCTTAGTTTTAAAAACCTCCCTCCAAGCCTATTCAATCTCTTTTCCTGGATTACCCTCAAGGAAAAAGGTTATCTGAACATCTTTTTTCATCCCTGGGAATTTGCCCCAATCCAAAACTACGCTATGCCCAAGGCGGCAAAATCCCTGGATGGGAAAGCCCTCCTAAAAAGGCTCGAAGAGTATATCAACTGGCTTATGTCCCTGGAAGTCGCCTTTGCCAAGCTCGGCGAGGTCGTCGGGCCCGTGGGAAACAGCCCGACTCTCAAATGAAAGCCAAAGCGATGTTTTTAAAAGAGCCCGTTGTCGGCTATGCCCTGTGGGCGGTTCTCTTTACGGTTATCTCTCTTATGATCGCCCAGCATCCCTCGGATCGAACCGTCAGCTTGGCTTATATCCAAGCTGCCCAAAGGTTCTTACAAAAAGCTCCCTTGTACGAAAGGGAAGGCATCCATGGTTTTCTCTATTTTCCCCACTTTGCGATCTTTTTTTGCCCTTTTGTTTTCATGCCTCCCTTAGCCCGAGAAATCCTCTGGAGACTTTTTTCCCTTCTGCTTTTTGTCGGCTCCATTCGGAAAATCAGCTCTTCTTTTTTTCCCGGTCTCCAATCCAAGGCTTTTTTTTGCTTTTCTCTCCTCGTCATGGCCAGCTCCATGGCTTCGCTGAGAAACGGCCAAACCAACCTCGGCCTCGGCGCAGCCCTCATGCTCGGCTTTCTTTACTGCGGAGAAAAAAAGAACTTTAAAGCCGGCCTTTTTTTCTTCCTGGGCCTTATTCTTAAACCCATCGCCTTATTTCCTTTTTTCTGCGCCGCGCTGTTTTTCCCCTCCTTCAGGAAAGCTGCCCTGGCAACCCTCCTTTTCTTTTTTATCTTTCCCTTTTTTTTCTCCATGGACCGCCCCCGCTATGCCTACGAACAATACCTTTTATTCTTAAACCGCATGCTCAGCGTCTCCCAGCCCAATGAAGCCAATTTCGCCGATATCCAGGGATTGCTTTACCTTTTCCATCTCAAGCTTTCTCCCCTTCTCTCTCTTCTGACCAGGTCCCTGGGAGCCATAGGAACCCTTCTTGTCGTCAGATCCCTA is drawn from Methylacidiphilum infernorum V4 and contains these coding sequences:
- the pheT gene encoding phenylalanine--tRNA ligase subunit beta, which codes for MKISLNWLKDYIELEQPLSAIVEKLTLGGVEVEEVKEVGIDEQKIVVGEILSWRNHPNADRLRLCEVFTGTEKLNVVCGAKNFDTGDKVALALPGAVLPGGVQIAERKIRGEHSYGMLCSEKELGLSDSAEGIMILPREAVVGSPLPSLFPRDALLDLEITPNRPDLLSYIGMAREMAALGLGKLKLPGFLVHPCLEPLGQDTLRVVIENIKKCPFYSGCLLENVHVGPSPLWLASRLKASGFRPINNVVDITNYVLLETGEPLHAFDADRLGAPEIHVRDARRGELFAGLDGKEYELIESDLVIASSTRAEALAGILGGIHSAIGESTTSLLLESAWFDPGTIQQSSNRLAVATESSYRFARRVDPQVVLPARKRAVELLQKMTGARLVGKTESGSLPETKHSITLRAQKLEKFSAFSWPEEEIKKKLLSLGLSLKEETQEGYRWEIPSFRPDLQIEEDLIEELVRLKGLDGFPSRVPPGFALPSQSEKQWDKILSLKQALASKGYHECITIPLLKDDQQPDKLSLSNPSSVHYAKLRSSFLDSLLGVASTNWRRGNKEIKIFEVGALFFNAQGMVKEELCLGILIGGEMGSLHWTGKPRKIDYYDLKQITDYLEEKKGFYKEERRHLQEIHPGAPFDIPFPCFYAEYSLEEWKKREEEIPLYHPLPSQPAIRRDIAIIVDKKLQHQEILNAITDQHVPFLESIELFDLFEDPLGSRIPQDQKSMAYALTFRAPDRTLTDDEINVIITKIKEGLRGKIPCSFRE
- a CDS encoding outer membrane beta-barrel protein; its protein translation is MNKIKKSIWKAIGCGFLCVGLGLGFSSLKAQEVGSSSLSEGDEIAVGKDSDAKYQESKKAMEKAGGEAKRIVGAWYIAGGAGTAFVGANDGFVNPGGPITVNTNFSTVLGVLGGYHWLDTETHLAWTVEAEGAYIGTGHYLSLPNMNTALNIGALMVNGTVGYHIGNFEPYVGFGVGAVVVNAEVASANIGTNWAFAFQPIAGVRYFITAHWLAAAQFEWIWTDTLSGYNIGATQVTIGHAMIPLGLLAIGYAF
- the trmB gene encoding tRNA (guanine(46)-N(7))-methyltransferase TrmB, which codes for MEDKLRVSQPKAAVLPRVPEEGLVNSCLEGGPVDSRVLFGREGPFVLDLGAGEGSFALAYALENPWSCVLAVEKKISRVRKIARKAQQFDLKNLKVLHFSWDEFLKDYCKDSAVEEIHVLFPDPWPKRRHHRRRTLNMESIQSMARVLKPGGTCRFLTDSRDYFLWAEKLFSLSAHFELKAPSRSYPESLFEKRFKKMGIPCYQSIWEKKNP
- a CDS encoding dUTPase, with amino-acid sequence MSLSPDKLDRIFELQEKLNLKIGVDPKSMDQQSKMQWLLNYTRAISQELAELVDCIPWKWWAKYQKLDLQNARVEVVDLLHFLISTAQLLGMTPEDLFEAYSKKHLVNIQRIEGGYHSKDEEDCRHI
- a CDS encoding thiol-disulfide oxidoreductase DCC family protein, producing MDPYFSTPDLKEKQIIFFDGICSLCNAFVSFVFSKDKEHHFFFASRQGKFFEDLKAYMGEEEKRADSIVLCRNQKGRWEFFIESRALIEILKGLPGLRWIAAFLSVFPRPFLDRLYRLVANNRYRLFGKRESCRLPSPEEKAYFLD
- a CDS encoding glycosyltransferase encodes the protein MTLFSVVLPVYNEEKVIREVSLCICRFAQEHPKYEFVFVNDGSTDNTGTLLKRALKEFGSKQVQLVDYKTNKGKGFAIREGFKHTTGEHFGFLDGDLAYPLDYLPLFEEKLQSCDIAIGSRIAEKKGKSWDRSFRRKFLGFCFNKLVGSILGLPYSDTQAGLKAFRRDVAERLFKMQKIEGFSFDVELIFLARKLGYKIVEIPVKVSPTHSYKHSKIKLVGDSLRMFKELLQIKHFETTGEYDRQNLPEL
- a CDS encoding polysaccharide deacetylase family protein, giving the protein MTGKIYLNFDLEEFDIPCEYGQPIKEEEQIEVTSEGLKRLLELLQKKGLKATFFTTASFALNKTALAKNLLELGHEIASHGLDHKPKAKEEDLFLSKKILEEISSVPVLGYRSPRFRPVDPQALLSHGYAYNSSINPTWLPGRYNYLHYPRKIFSHQGLVQVPISTTPIVRLPLCWLSFKNLPPSLFNLFSWITLKEKGYLNIFFHPWEFAPIQNYAMPKAAKSLDGKALLKRLEEYINWLMSLEVAFAKLGEVVGPVGNSPTLK
- a CDS encoding glycosyltransferase family 87 protein, yielding MKAKAMFLKEPVVGYALWAVLFTVISLMIAQHPSDRTVSLAYIQAAQRFLQKAPLYEREGIHGFLYFPHFAIFFCPFVFMPPLAREILWRLFSLLLFVGSIRKISSSFFPGLQSKAFFCFSLLVMASSMASLRNGQTNLGLGAALMLGFLYCGEKKNFKAGLFFFLGLILKPIALFPFFCAALFFPSFRKAALATLLFFFIFPFFFSMDRPRYAYEQYLLFLNRMLSVSQPNEANFADIQGLLYLFHLKLSPLLSLLTRSLGAIGTLLVVRSLGNLPRGSSLFPALLYSFSTSYLLLFNPRTELNSYVMLGLSLAFFSLYFGWIERQPKASLLFIFLTPLLGIEAFGGSWVRIGLWLKPLVCLLFESLLVFFLFNRRSPVRCPIRSG